TTCTTCAGCACATCGTTCGTGACGTCGTTGATCTCGTCCGGGTACCGATCCCGTAAGTGTTGTGGCACGAACGCCTTGGGCAAATGGCTGGGCCGGGTGCGCGACGAGTGCAGGATGGTGCCCCCCGTGCGACCTGCCGTGCGCACGACTTCGGGCGTCAGCTCCACCACTGCCACAGAGTTGTCCGCGTCCGGATCGGGCACGAGGTCCACCAGGCCGCGCCACCCGCGGCGGATGCCGAGTACCCGGTGCCCTTCCCGGACCGCGCGGAGGGTGACCGCCCGCACGGCAGGATTCAACCCCGGCACGTCTCCACCGCCCGTCAGGACGGCGATAGTGCCCTTTGCGCTCATACGCCGTTCAGGGCGGTCATCCAAGCGCCGATCGCGCGAGCGAAGTACCCCGGACTGAAGAGCGTCCACTCCTCCATCCCCTCCGGCAGCCGGTACTCCTCGCCGGCCTGCTCTGCGGTCAACCCCCGCTCGATCGCCCGCCTGGCCGCCGCTTCCACGTCGTCGAGCAACTCGATGTACGCGCCCACCGCCGCGTCGTCCGCTAGCGGTCCGTGGCCTGGCACGTAGGTGGTCGGCTCCCTGCGTCGCAGGACCCGCACATTCTGAGACAGCTGGTTGGGTACCGCGTCCACGTAGTTCGGGAACATCCCGTTCCAAACCAAGTCGCCGCAGAAGACCACGGACGGATCGGCGATCTCGATGCTCACGTCGGAGTCAGTGTGTCCCCTGCGAGGCACCACGAGCAGCGACCGGTCACCGAGGTCGATCTCGGTGGGTCCCCCTCCGCCGAGCAGCTCCACACCTTCAAGCACGTCCGCAGGAGCGTTTCTGTTCCGCTCCAGGATCGTGTCGCGTGTCAAAGCGGTCGCCAGCATGACGACGTCCGTACTCTCCGCTGCGCCCCGCAGACCTCCGGTGTGATCCCCGTGATGGTGGGTGAGAATGACGTGCGTGGGTGGCCGCCCAACGAGGCGCATCGCCTGTTGAGCCATCCAGCGGGCTCCTTCGTCGGATGCGAAGCTCTCGATGACGACGACGCCCGCCCGACCCGCGACGATGCCTCCGTTGCAGAGCGTCGTGCGATCCTCGAGCGGGTTGGAGACCAAAGCCCAGATGCCTGCGCTGATCTGTTCCAGCCGCCCCCACGACTCTGAAGCGACCACCGGAAAGCGCTCCTGCCGACTCCACAGAGCGCGCGCCCACAGCGGTGACGCAGCAGCCATGATGCCCATGTGGGCGGCGCACGACGTGGTGCGATCGAGGAACTCGCGCCGTGTGTAGCTTCGGTAATCTCCCAAAACGACCTCCAGCTCAGTGTGAGCCGCAACCTATGGCTCCGTTGCCGCACTTCGCGAGACCAGCAACAGAAGACAACGGATACAGCGGTGCTCGCTTGGGGACACCGGAACGCACACTTTGACAGCGTCCCGGGAAGTGCAGCTGTCTTCTCGGTGCCTTGACGTTGATCCGTAGCCGATGGAGGGCTCTCATGCGGATAACCACACCAGTGCTCGCAGCCGTAGTGACACTTCTGCTGCCCGGACCCCCAGCCGTGGCGCAGACCGATACGGATCCCGCGCTTCAAGAGTGGGAAGTCCCTTATGCGCAGTCGCGTCCCCGGGACCCGATGGTCGCGCCGGACGGACGGGTGTGGTTTGTCGGCCAGGTGGGCAACTACATCTCCGTGCTCGACCCGAAGACGGGTGGCTTCGAGAAGTTCGACATGGACGAGAGCGTCAATCCGCACAATCTGATTGTCGACGTCGACGGCATGGTCTACTACTCGGGCAACCGCGCGAGCCACATCGGGAGACTCGACCCAGAGACCGGAGACGTCGAGAAGTTCATGATGCCCGACGAACGCGCACGTGATCCGCATACGCTCATTTTCGACTCCATGGGCGACATATGGTTCACTGCGCAGAACGGCAACTTCGTCGGTAAATTCTGGACTGAGACCGGTGAGATTCGCCTGCTCGAGACACCCTCTGCGTCCGGCCGCGGTGGTCGCATGGGGAGCAGCCGGCCGTACGGCAT
This window of the Gemmatimonadota bacterium genome carries:
- a CDS encoding lyase, producing MRITTPVLAAVVTLLLPGPPAVAQTDTDPALQEWEVPYAQSRPRDPMVAPDGRVWFVGQVGNYISVLDPKTGGFEKFDMDESVNPHNLIVDVDGMVYYSGNRASHIGRLDPETGDVEKFMMPDERARDPHTLIFDSMGDIWFTAQNGNFVGKFWTETGEIRLLETPSASGRGGRMGSSRPYGIVMDSRDHPWIALFNTNMIATVDPETFELETFELPENARPRRIAITSDDVLWYGDWTRGTLGRLDPATGDVQEFPLPGGESSRPYAVVADDSDRIWLVETGPRPNNFVGFDPMTGEIFSQTLLESGGGSIRHMYFDAETNSIWFGTDTNTVGQAKLPPRRRIVSY
- a CDS encoding MBL fold metallo-hydrolase yields the protein MGDYRSYTRREFLDRTTSCAAHMGIMAAASPLWARALWSRQERFPVVASESWGRLEQISAGIWALVSNPLEDRTTLCNGGIVAGRAGVVVIESFASDEGARWMAQQAMRLVGRPPTHVILTHHHGDHTGGLRGAAESTDVVMLATALTRDTILERNRNAPADVLEGVELLGGGGPTEIDLGDRSLLVVPRRGHTDSDVSIEIADPSVVFCGDLVWNGMFPNYVDAVPNQLSQNVRVLRRREPTTYVPGHGPLADDAAVGAYIELLDDVEAAARRAIERGLTAEQAGEEYRLPEGMEEWTLFSPGYFARAIGAWMTALNGV